GGGATATAGCCAACCAATAATAATTTCCATCGGTTTATAACTTATAAAACCTCTACTATAGCAGGAGTCAAGTAGGGGCGCAGGGTCTGCGCCCATTCCGAATTGTGAGGTCTGCGCCCATTCCGAATTGCGAGGTCTGCGCCCATTCCGAATTGTGAGGTCTGCGCCCATTCCGAATTGTGAGGTCTGCGCCCATTCCGAATTGTTGCAATATATTAATAAATTTCAAGTTTAGTAAACAGACAACACAAATAAAAAAACTCATGCTAGATTAAGGGTATGGTACAAAAAGGTTAAAAGTCAAACCTTAAATCCAAACTTTTCATTAGAGTTTGTGCCTCCTGCTCTAATGTATCGGCAATCAATTTTAGATTTTAGCTTCCTGTCAAAGTTTTTTCGCCTAAATCTCACCAAATTGTTATTGGAGGTGTTGAACTCGCAGCCAGAAGTGCCTGCCCATTAGAAATAAGGGAAGCGTGGTTTAAATCGAATTTAATTGATTGCTTGTCAAGTCCACTTCTATTATTTTTGTATTGAACCACAACCTAATCAAGAAACCGCTGTAAGCTGCTGATAATCCTTCGTAGCTTGTAGCGGTTTCTGCTATGTATACTAAAAACAAAAAAATAGGTATTGTTAATGAATCAAAAAAATATATTCTCCGTCAATAGAGATATCAACTATTTACCTGTTTCTCACAGAGGTTATATTTATGTCATTACAATCACTTCGGGTTTTATTGTTGAGTAGTTTGGGCTGTTCTTTATTTTTTGGTAACACTGTGGCTTTTGCTCAAGTTGTTGTTCCTACAATACCATCAGGTTCATCTACTACAGTACCATCAGGTTCATCAACCACCATCCCAACTTCCACCACAGTTGACAGTAGCGCCAGATTTAGTTGCCAGTCTAACAATGGACAGTTTACAGTCATGTATCAGCCCCAAAGTCAACCAGGACAATACTTTGCTTGGGCTGCACCTCAGAGTTTAGGAGGCGGGTGGGATGCTCAGAAACGTTGTCAAGCGATCGCCACCCGTTTAGAATCATATCGCCCAGATGGATTACAAGAACTGCAAATAGCCGTAGAAAATAGCGAAAATATTATCTGTGTCACCACCGAAGCCCAACCCAGTTGTCGAATTGTCTTAACAGTCCCTCGTGGCAAAGATCCTTATACTATTCGCAATAGTGTATTCCAAAATTTAACTACTGCTGATAGTGGACAACAAACTATTGCTGTCAATACTTACACTAATCGTAATAGCAGTAATGGTAATAGCTTATACAGTCTCGGACAAACGCTTTTAGGTGGTAGCAAGAATCAAGTTACTTCTACTAAAGGTGGGATTAATTTGAAACCATACCTTGATCCTAAAGATGGTGGTACTGGTGGAAAACTGAGAAATGGAGTAGCAATTAAAGGTAGTACCACACGCCAAAGCCCCAATCGGCTAAATCCGGGCAGATTTCGTTAATTATGATTCCGGGCAACCACAGGGGGTTTGCCCCTACAGTATTTTTGTGATTATATTTACCTTTTTAGAGAAATTAAATTTACCCTTTATATAATTTTGTCCTGTATTAACTTATTAGGTGTTGTAATTATTTCTCAGGATGGATTGGTTTTTGAAGAT
The DNA window shown above is from Anabaena sp. WA102 and carries:
- a CDS encoding COP23 domain-containing protein, with amino-acid sequence MSLQSLRVLLLSSLGCSLFFGNTVAFAQVVVPTIPSGSSTTVPSGSSTTIPTSTTVDSSARFSCQSNNGQFTVMYQPQSQPGQYFAWAAPQSLGGGWDAQKRCQAIATRLESYRPDGLQELQIAVENSENIICVTTEAQPSCRIVLTVPRGKDPYTIRNSVFQNLTTADSGQQTIAVNTYTNRNSSNGNSLYSLGQTLLGGSKNQVTSTKGGINLKPYLDPKDGGTGGKLRNGVAIKGSTTRQSPNRLNPGRFR